The Phyllobacterium zundukense genome contains the following window.
CGAAAACCACCATTTTCGGAGCGTCATAGCAAAAATCTCAAATACACCCGAGGTGTGAGGGTCACATAAAGATATCTTTATGTCAACAAGTCAATTCTGTTGGCGGCATGATATGTCGCAGTTGTGGTGGTTCGTCGGCCTTGTAAAACGGCAATATGCCGTCTATATTCGAGCAAGTTGCCGCAAAGGCCTGGAGCACGTAGATGTCAAAAGTCATTGTCGAGGAAGTTGCCCGAAAGCTCGGTGGGACGCCGGTGCTCGGATCTGAAGTTCGCTCGCAGGCGGATCTCGCCATGGTTGTCCGTGGTCGCTTGCCTTTGAGTGCTCTCAAGGGCTTGACCCTTGCTGGACTGACCAATCAGGAGATCGAGCAATTCGTTATTCCTCAGCGCACAAGGCGGCACCGCGCCGACAAGAAGCAACCGTTGACTGTTGACGAGTCCGACAGGACAGTCCGTTTGATGCGTATCCAGACACTGGCTGAAGAAACGTTTGGCGACAAGGAAAAAGCCAATCGCTGGCTGCGTCGAACGCTGGCCGAACTCGGGGGCGAAACGCCGCTTGTGATTGCGCAGACGGAAGCTGGCGTCCGCGTCATCGAAACCATTCTTGGCAAGATCGCCTGGGGTGCAGCCGCCTAGAGGCTCTGATGCGGCTTTGGCGATTATCCGGCAAGCAGCATGCGGAGACTTTTGACGGCGGCTATGGACTGCTGTTCGATGGCCGCTGGAACAGCGTTGGGCATGCGGTGACCTATTGCGCGACGTCACCCGCCCTTTGTGTCCTTGAAAAGCTGGTACACGTCGAAGATCCGACACTTTTGCCGAAACTCGTCATGGTGACCTATGAGGTGCCGGACAATGTTCCGGTCGAGAACATCGCAGTTCAATCTTTGCCGTCAGACTGGCGACGGCAGGAGGGCTTGACGCAAGGCATGGGCGATGATTGGCACAAGGCCAAAACAGCGCCGCTGTTGATGGTGCCGTCAGCGATCGTTCCTATTGCCGGTTCGCCCGATATCAACGTGCTGATCAATCATTCACACCGGCTGGCGGCGGAGGTCAAGGTGCTCACATTGGAGCCGTTCACGCTCGACCCGCGACTTTTATAGACGGACAGCTGGAGTTTCACAGCGCCGCCGACTGCGGCAGGACAAAGGGCACATGCTTGTCGGGCAAGGCGCCGACTTTCAACGCACATTCATAGACACGCAGGATACGGTCGTCGGTAAGGACCTCCGCGGGTGTACCCACGCTATCAATAGTGCCCTCGTGCATGACCACGACGCGGTCCGCATACATAGAGGTCAGATTGAGATCGTGCAGAATCGCGATTACCCCGCCGCCACGCGTGGCAAATGCGCGGGCGATCTGCATGATGATGAGCTGATGCTTGATATCAAGACTGGAGACGGGCTCATCGAGGAAGAGAAAGCGCGGCTGACCATCGAGAACGGGCTGCCAGACCTGGCAGAGAACCCGCGCGAGTTGTACGCGCTGCTGTTCGCCTCCGGAAAGCTCCTGGTAGAAACGGCCGCCAAAGCCGGCGAGATCGACGAGTGCCAGTGCCTCGTCCGGGAGGTTTTCGGCGACATGATGTGTCGCGCCGGAACGACCGCTGGTAAGACCGAGCTTGACGATTTCGCGAACGGTGAACGGAAAGGACAGCGAGGTCGATTGTGGCAGGATCGCCCGCATGGCGGCCAACTGCCACGGTTTCAGATGGCCGAGCGAGTGCCCGTTGATCGTTATGCGACCGGTGAAAGGCAGATCGCCGGAAAGCGCCCGCATCAGCGTCGTCTTGCCAGAACCGTTCGGACCGACAATGACAGTCAGTTCCCCCGCCTGAGCATCGAAACTCGCATCTTTGACGATGGCCTTGCGTCCAAGCATGACGTTGACGTTGGAAAGGCTGATCATGATCAAAGATCCACAATGCCGCGGCGGCGCAGCAGTATCCACAGGAAGAAGGGCGCGCCGACAGCTGCCGTAACGATGCCGATCGG
Protein-coding sequences here:
- a CDS encoding heme ABC transporter ATP-binding protein — its product is MISLSNVNVMLGRKAIVKDASFDAQAGELTVIVGPNGSGKTTLMRALSGDLPFTGRITINGHSLGHLKPWQLAAMRAILPQSTSLSFPFTVREIVKLGLTSGRSGATHHVAENLPDEALALVDLAGFGGRFYQELSGGEQQRVQLARVLCQVWQPVLDGQPRFLFLDEPVSSLDIKHQLIIMQIARAFATRGGGVIAILHDLNLTSMYADRVVVMHEGTIDSVGTPAEVLTDDRILRVYECALKVGALPDKHVPFVLPQSAAL
- a CDS encoding RES family NAD+ phosphorylase, translated to MRLWRLSGKQHAETFDGGYGLLFDGRWNSVGHAVTYCATSPALCVLEKLVHVEDPTLLPKLVMVTYEVPDNVPVENIAVQSLPSDWRRQEGLTQGMGDDWHKAKTAPLLMVPSAIVPIAGSPDINVLINHSHRLAAEVKVLTLEPFTLDPRLL
- a CDS encoding antitoxin Xre/MbcA/ParS toxin-binding domain-containing protein, with the protein product MSKVIVEEVARKLGGTPVLGSEVRSQADLAMVVRGRLPLSALKGLTLAGLTNQEIEQFVIPQRTRRHRADKKQPLTVDESDRTVRLMRIQTLAEETFGDKEKANRWLRRTLAELGGETPLVIAQTEAGVRVIETILGKIAWGAAA